The Flammeovirga yaeyamensis genome segment TCTGTTTTTTTCTCATTATCAATACAAATAAACAAGCCATATTCATCTCCTATCGCACAAAAACGATCCATATTCCCATCATAAATAGGCAAATTACATTTTGCTAATTCCTGATAAATACTGGAAATCTCTTTAGATGGAAGACCTATTTCTGAAACACAACTGATGTTATGAACATCAAATGATTTGGTGGCTTTTTGATTTAGATTTCTTCGACCTATAAACTCAACTATATTGTGATCTTTGTCTTTGAAATACATAGCTTCGGCATTCCAAGCAGAGAAATCAACCACTTCTTTTTCTTCATAAGGTATTAATCTCGCTCGCTCTTCTAGCCAATGCTTTGCCTCATCAATTTGATTAAACGGAATATTAAAGGCAAAATGATATGGTTTTGCTTCTAGTGATTTCTTGAAGGTTAGTCGACTACTTCCTATCTGAACACTAAATTTAAGTAATGTCTCTTCTAACAATTCAAATCCCAACACTTTGGAATAGAATAGCTTTTGAGCTTCAATAAAACGACAATCGAGAGTTAAATGTTGAATATTCATAATAGATAGAAAAGAAATAGTTGAACCTTCAATAGATTTAATATCTAAAATACATAAAAAAATGGATGCCTCAATTGTTTTGAAACATCCATTTTTATCAAATTCAAAATAAGAATTAGTTCATCTTTGGAATAGTAATTCCTTTTTCCTCACCGATGATTACATTAATCTTATTTAGTTTATTTTTCTTAAGCTTTGTTGATTTCAAGCCATCCTCAGAAACCAATTTTCCTTTTTTGGCTACAACATAATATGCTTTTTCTTTCAAACCTTTAGTGAATTTCACTCTTCCATTATGGTTTGTTTTTGTCTTTGCTTCTACGCCATTTTCCTCGTCCCACGCATCATCTTCAGTTTCATAAATAATTACCGTAGCACCTTCAACAACATTTCCTTTAGTATCCATTACTGTTACTTGTAGCACAGGATTGATGAAATATGTCGTCGATTCCGATGAAGATGGTAGATTAAAGCTAGAAGCTAAAATACCAA includes the following:
- a CDS encoding VOC family protein, whose amino-acid sequence is MNIQHLTLDCRFIEAQKLFYSKVLGFELLEETLLKFSVQIGSSRLTFKKSLEAKPYHFAFNIPFNQIDEAKHWLEERARLIPYEEKEVVDFSAWNAEAMYFKDKDHNIVEFIGRRNLNQKATKSFDVHNISCVSEIGLPSKEISSIYQELAKCNLPIYDGNMDRFCAIGDEYGLFICIDNEKKTEWFPTDIYPEIISFTLDFDNDGVDYHLNCLEGKLDIKKQAKP